Proteins encoded in a region of the Populus nigra chromosome 3, ddPopNigr1.1, whole genome shotgun sequence genome:
- the LOC133690160 gene encoding farnesyl pyrophosphate synthase 1 produces MADLKSTFLNVYSVLKKELLEDPAFEWSPDSRDWVERMLDYNVPGGKLNRGLSVIDSYKYLKEGKELTEDEIFLTSALGWCIEWLQAYFLVLDDIMDSSHTRRGQPCWFRLPKVGLIAANDGILLRNHIPRILKNHFRDKAYYVDLLDLFNEVEFQTASGQMIDLITTLEGEKDLSKYTLSLHRRIVQYKTAYYSFYLPVACALLMAGENLDNHVDVKNILVEMGTYFQVQDDYLDCFGAPETIGKIGTDIEDFKCSWLVVKALEICNEEQKKLLHENYGKADPANVAKVKALYHELNLQGVFADYESKSYEKLIASIEAHPSKAVQAVLKSFLAKIYKRQK; encoded by the exons ATGGCAGATCTGAAGTCAACGTTCTTGAATGTCTACTCTGTTCTCAAGAAAGAGCTTCTTGAGGATCCTGCTTTCGAATGGAGTCCTGATTCTCGTGATTGGGTTGAGAGG ATGTTGGACTACAATGTGCCTGGAG GGAAGCTAAATCGAGGACTATCTGTGATTGACAGCTACAAATACTTGAAAGAAGGAAAGGAATTAACGGAAGATGAAATCTTTCTCACAAGTGCTCTTGGTTGGTGTATTGAATGG CTTCAAgcatattttcttgttcttgatgACATTATGGATAGTTCCCATACAAGGCGTGGTCAACCCTGCTGGTTTAGGTTGCCCAAG GTTGGTCTTATTGCAGCAAATGATGGGATTCTGCTTCGCAATCACATCCCTAGAATTCTCAAAAACCACTTCAGAGACAAGGCATACTATGTAGATCTCCTCGACTTGTTCAATGAG GTTGAGTTTCAAACAGCCTCTGGACAGATGATAGATCTGATTACAACACTCGAAGGAGAAAAGGACTTGTCCAAGTACACTTTGTCTCT ACACCGGCGAATTGTGCAGTACAAGACCGCCTACTACTCATTTTACCTTCCT GTTGCATGTGCATTGCTCATGGCGGGTGAGAATCTGGACAACCATGTTGATGTAAAGAATATTCTTGTTGAGATGGGAACTTACTTCCAAGTACAG GATGATTACTTGGATTGCTTTGGTGCTCCAGAGACAATTGGCAAG ATAGGAACAGATATTGAAGATTTCAAGTGCTCTTGGTTGGTTGTGAAGGCTTTGGAGATTTGCAACGAAGAGCAAAAGAAACTATTACAT GAAAACTATGGGAAAGCTGACCCGGCAAATGTAGCAAAAGTGAAGGCCCTCTATCATGAGCTGAACCTTCAG GGTGTATTTGCCGACTATGAGAGCAAAAGCTATGAGAAACTGATAGCTTCTATCGAAGCTCACCCTAGCAAAGCAGTGCAAGCAGTGTTGAAGTCCTTCTTGGCCAAAATTTACAAGAGGCAGAAATAG